The DNA region TTGCCACATGTCGTGTGCGGCTCCGCGGACCTCTCCCTTTGGCATGATGACAATCCATGGACCCTCGACCAAGTTGATGAATGGGAGCGCGTAGGGAGTGGTGGCGTTGTAGGTGAGTCCGCCGAGTTTGTCCTGATAGCTCTCGAAGAGAATAATCTGACCGTTCTCGGCGCCGAGTTGTTGTTCGTGGGCATATTGCCACTGGGCCATCGAGACCAACGGAAGCGCCCACAGGTAGGTTTGGCAGGCCCGTTGGAAGTCGAGTTCGTTGAACAGGGCATCGACCGTTTCATCGGTGGGGTAGCCATTGGCGAAGTCGTGGGTGAACTCGAGCTTGCCGATGCGGGTGTCGATGGATTCGGGCTCGGCTGGTGCTCCAAGAGTGAGCGTGACGAGGGTGCCGGCGAGGAGCAGTGTGCTGGGCGCTTTCATGGCGTGGCTTTTTGGGCGGTGTAGTGTTAGTCGATCTTGACGACGTCGTCGGGTTTCCAGGATTTGTCGAAGTAGGCTTTGCCCGGGCTGTAGAGGCGGATCACGACGAAGAACCCTTCCGCCGGATTGGTGCCGATGTAGTTGGACTCGGGGGCGGACTCCGGTTTGTCCGGGCCGAAGTAGAGGTCGATCGATCCGTCCTCGTTGTATTTGAGCTCGCCCTGGGAGCTGAGCGACGGGATGAGTTGTCCGGGTTTGTTGACTCCCGCTGCGGTGGGGGCGTCATAGAGGGTGACGGCCCAGAAGTTTTCCGCAGGGATCCCGGCGGGTAGGTGGAGCTTGTAGTGGTTTTGCCCCATGAGGAAGTTGCCGTCGGCGTCCTTGAAGGTGAGTGGGTATTTCGAGCCTTTGCCTACCATGTCGACGACCATTCCTGGACTGCTGGAATAGGCGAAGCGGAAGAAGGCGGTGCGGGCATCCAGGTTGAGGAATGATTTGCCTTCGAAGACTTCGCTGCCGCCGATGAAGCCCTCGTCGTATTGCCGGTCCGGGTAACGGAGTGTTCCTTCCATCCTACGCTCGTAGCGCTGGGCGGAGGCGATCTTCCAAGCCACATTGGCAGCGCGGTTGAGGATGGCCTGCATGCGTGCGTCGGGTTCGAATGGCTCGCCTTTGATGATTCCGAGGGTTGCCATCATGCCCCGCATGGCGAAGTCCTCGCGATGAGCGGGTTCGTAGTCGATGAACTTTTTGAGGTTTTCGAAGTAGCTGATGTCCTGCGTGACGAGCATGTTAGACGGCTTTTCCGAGGCGTTGGGGAAGGTCATCCGGGTGGCCGAGTCCTTTTTGCCCAAGGGGTAGACACGGGTCTGCTCGATGGTTTGCACTGCGTTGTCGGTTTTGCCGTCGACCAGGAAGCCCCGCCAGAAGAGGAAGACGCGGTAGGTCTCGGATTTGAAAGTGAAAAATCCCTCGGGGGCTTCGCCCTCATAGTCCGGGGGAAGTAGCAGGTATTTGCCTCCTTCGCCCTTGTCCGGACCGACGAATCCCACATCGCACAATGGGCGGTGCCAGAACGTGCAGAACATGCCCTGGAGTTTTGGAGGGACTTCGACCACAACCGGCCCGTTCTTCAGGTCCAGATAACTCATGGCGTAGACGACGTCTGAGTTCGGGGTGGTGACGCGGGTTCGGGTGTTGAGTCGGTCCTTCCAGACGGGGAGGATGTGGTTTCCCGCTCCGAACGTGGCCTCCGAGCCCTGGCGCATGGCATCGATGTTCATCGC from Sulfuriroseicoccus oceanibius includes:
- a CDS encoding DUF1254 domain-containing protein, which produces MKAALSFLISGLLALSGAHAADHEAWKELSALDAPGGYPTAEASARLYDELDFQRAVQVYLWALPAMNIDAMRQGSEATFGAGNHILPVWKDRLNTRTRVTTPNSDVVYAMSYLDLKNGPVVVEVPPKLQGMFCTFWHRPLCDVGFVGPDKGEGGKYLLLPPDYEGEAPEGFFTFKSETYRVFLFWRGFLVDGKTDNAVQTIEQTRVYPLGKKDSATRMTFPNASEKPSNMLVTQDISYFENLKKFIDYEPAHREDFAMRGMMATLGIIKGEPFEPDARMQAILNRAANVAWKIASAQRYERRMEGTLRYPDRQYDEGFIGGSEVFEGKSFLNLDARTAFFRFAYSSSPGMVVDMVGKGSKYPLTFKDADGNFLMGQNHYKLHLPAGIPAENFWAVTLYDAPTAAGVNKPGQLIPSLSSQGELKYNEDGSIDLYFGPDKPESAPESNYIGTNPAEGFFVVIRLYSPGKAYFDKSWKPDDVVKID